Proteins encoded by one window of Streptomyces uncialis:
- a CDS encoding dienelactone hydrolase family protein, protein MTTITTRTVEYPADGLTMIGHLALPAGADRRPAVLLGPEGTGLSDVERRRADALAELGYVTLAFDLHGGRYLGDPEEMLARCLPLLADPGRMRGIGHAALDVLRAEPRTDPDRIAAVGYGTGGAVGLELGRDGVSLRAIGTVNATTTGRPGEAARISCPVWAGVGSEDPIMPPAQRDAFTAEMQAAGVDWRLTVYGGALHAFHHPPVDHPVVPGVGYHPQHARRAWRDVLDLLAECLPVTEDLGP, encoded by the coding sequence ATGACGACGATCACGACGCGTACGGTCGAGTACCCGGCGGACGGTCTGACGATGATCGGGCACCTCGCGCTCCCGGCCGGTGCCGACCGTCGGCCCGCGGTGCTGCTCGGACCGGAGGGCACGGGACTCAGCGACGTCGAACGCCGCCGGGCCGACGCTCTCGCCGAACTGGGATACGTGACATTGGCCTTCGACCTGCACGGGGGGCGCTATCTGGGGGACCCCGAGGAGATGCTGGCCCGTTGCCTGCCGCTGCTCGCCGATCCCGGCCGGATGCGGGGCATCGGCCATGCGGCCCTCGACGTGTTGCGCGCCGAACCGCGGACCGACCCCGACCGGATCGCCGCCGTCGGCTACGGCACCGGGGGCGCCGTTGGGCTGGAACTCGGGCGCGACGGCGTCAGCCTGCGCGCGATCGGGACAGTCAACGCGACCACCACGGGCCGACCGGGTGAGGCGGCGCGCATCAGCTGCCCGGTGTGGGCCGGGGTCGGGTCGGAGGACCCGATCATGCCGCCCGCGCAACGGGACGCGTTCACCGCCGAGATGCAGGCCGCGGGCGTCGACTGGCGCCTCACGGTCTACGGCGGCGCCTTGCACGCCTTCCACCACCCGCCGGTCGACCACCCCGTGGTCCCCGGCGTCGGCTACCACCCACAGCACGCGCGGCGAGCCTGGCGCGACGTGCTCGACCTGCTCGCCGAGTGCCTGCCCGTGACGGAGGATCTCGGGCCCTGA